Genomic segment of Malus domestica chromosome 15, GDT2T_hap1:
AATGAGAAGTCCTTTTACAGTAATTCTTACAAAGAAATGTTGATCACTCCCGCTTCCATGATTGAATTGGAGGAAGAACAATTAGACTGTCCAGAAAATATTGACAGAATGGAAATTGATCTTGGGTCCCAACCACAGCAACAAGGGGATCCAACTCCAACTAATGATGCACCAATGAATCCGAGCACTGAAGTTCTCCATGATCCGACATTACCATTGAGACAATCTTCAAGAATCAGAAAAACCACAATGTCAAATGACTATGTTTATTTGCAGGAGCATGAGTTTGATTTTGGTGATGTGGATGACCCTCTCACTTATTCTCAGGCCATGAATAGTTCTCAACAATCCTTATGGCACAGTGCAATGAAGGAGGAATTGGAGTCGATGTCCAAAAACGAAGTATGGACATTAGTGGATTCCAATCCTCAATTCAAGGCTATTGGGTGTAAATGGGTTTACAAGACCAAAAGAGATGCTCACGGCAATATTGAAAGGTACAAGGCAAGGTTAGTTGCCAAGGGATTCACTCAGAGGGAAGGGGTGGATTACAATGACACATTTTCTCCCGTCTCTTCCAAAGATTCTATTAGGGTCATAATGGCACTTGTTGCTCATTACAATCTGGAactgcatcaaatggatgttaaaactGCCTTTCTTAATGGTGAACTGGCCGAAGACATTTATATGAAGCAGCCTCCTGGATTTGTTGAAAAGGGGAAAGAAGACATGGTTTGTAAACTTAACAAGTCAATCTACGGGCTTAAACAGGCATCAAGACTGTTCTTAAAGTTTGATCAAGTAGTTACGAGACAAGGTTTTGTGGAAAACAAATTAGATGATTGCATCTATGTTAAGTTTTCAGGcactaattttatatttttagtgtTGTATGTCGATGACATCCTCCTTGCCAGTTCTAACATGAAGCTGCTCAAAGACACTAAGACCATGCTCAGTAAGAATTTTGAAATGAAGGACCTTGGTGAAGCACACTATGTACTTGGTATTGAAATTGTTCGAGATAGATCAAGAAATTTACTCGATTTATCACAAAAGGGATACATAGAAAGGGTACTCATGAGGTTCAATATGTCAAGCTGCAGTAATGGTGAAGTGCCAGTAAACAAGGGAGACAGATTCTCAAAGGCTCAATGTCCCAAGATGCCTATGGAGAtagataaaatgaaaaataagccTTATGCTTCATTGGTGGGAAGTTTGATGTATACAACTATCTGCACTAGACCGGACATTGCTTTTATAGTTGGAATGTTGGGCAGGTTTCAAGCAAATCCAGGAGAGACACATTGGGTAGCAGCAAAGAAAGTTTTGAGGTACTTGCAAAGAACCAAGAACTATATGTTGGTTTATGGCAGGAATGAGCTATTGGAGTTAGTTGGCTACACTGATTCTGATTTAGCCGGTGATGTAGATGATAGAAAATCTATTGGAGGTTATATCTTTATGCTAAGTGGTGGTGCAGTCTCTTGGAAAAGTGCAAAACAGACTATCATCGCAACATCGACAATGGAGGCAGAATTTATAGCTTGTTTTGAAGGAATGAAACAAGCTGTATGGTTGAAAAACTTTGTGACAGATTTGAAAATTGTAAATTTTGTGCAAAGGCCTATCATAATGTATTGTGATAACAATTCTGCAGTATTTTTTAGCAAGAACAATAAGAGAACTTCAGCTTCAAGACTGATGGATGTAAAATTCCTCAAGGTCCGAGAAAAGGTTAGAGAAGGAGCAATTCAGGTGGAGCACTTAAGCACAAATGCAATGATTGCGGATCCTTTGACTAAGGCATTGTCGATTGGTGTATTTAAAACGCATGTCTCTCGGATGGGAATACTTGAATCATTTGATCAGTAGGAGTGATTTGTTAGTCTTATTATGACTGTTTATTTGCCGCTGTGAAGTTCAGAGAGCTGGTGCGGTAATATAGACAGgtttcaaattccaaattttaaaAGCTTATGGCTGGATATTGAGAGTATTAGGTTtgttagttttgttttgtttattttatcgAATTGAGATCAGTTATGATGATCTATTGCTTCGACCAAAATAAAGTTTGATATAATTCATTTGTTGCTTTTATAATGGTTTATCTGTTTAAAGCATTTAGTGATGAATTGTTGATTCATGCATTGTTTTGAAGCAAAGATTTGTTTTTCATCTTGCTGACAATGGTTTAAAATAGTGGGAGCAAATTATTTTGCTGATATTGATCCAGTTCACAACGTTGAGCATACAAATTGATTGTCTGTGACTCTTGAAAAACTGTTTGCTTTATTGTGGTAATACAGTTACAAGCGTTCTGCATTTTGAGATGTATGATAGCTGGTTGTGATTGAAATTTTATTAACAAGATTAGTGATCACTTCTATCTGAACATAATTGACTTGGCCGAGTACTTAAAACTGTTCTTatactcaagtgggagaatgtaagaatgTGAATATAAGATAGAGGAATTTTAGGACCGGCTATAGGTGTTCAATAAGATAGAAAAGTCTTGTTAATAAAAGGAATGCTAATCCCTTTTGTAGAGGGATTCTGTACAGCATGAAGATCAGAACAAGGAAACAAGAATTTGTTTCCTATATGGATTTTGATAGGGAATCCTAATCAGTTATGGTAaagattatatgtatatatatagtggcCTCTCTTCTCACAGGGACATGCTCATTATTTTGGACTTAATCCTATTTATAAGTCGAGCTCTTGATAACCTGCGAGAGAAGAGAAGGTACACTGAAAGCTTGCTGCTATGGCTTCGGATTCTGCTACAAGTGCAGGTATGTTCTTCTTGCTGTGTTTTCTCATATACATAAATTGAATATTTCTCTCTAAGTTGTAGTTCATGTTTTGGTCTTGGTGATTATGATTAAGGGTCTTACAATATATATAGTGGTATTGGTACAAGTATACTACTACTGAATATAGGATTGACCAGTGATATCAAGGTCTCGGTCGCCGGTGGAAGGTGGGGGTGTGTGCTTGGGGGGTTGAGTGGTGGCTTCAGCTGGTCCGTCGGCACTCTGGCTGTCACTGGCCCGtggttttgctttttcttttgcagGCTGATCTGGCTCTCTACCGTACATTCCACCGCCATAGGCTTCATATGTTAATGGCTTCATCCTTGATATTTCACTATGACTACCACCACCTccatcctcctccttcttctgcttAACCTCCTCCCGTCTCTGCTTCTCCCTTTCCTTTTCCATTTTCTGATGATCCATTGATTCCCTATTTAGTAATAGATAATCTATTCGTGGTCGTACTTTTACTAGCTAGTTATATACATAATTCCAACTGCCACCGATCAATATATGTATGACACGCGTCTTGTTTTATGGTGAAGTGGCGAAACCCCTAACTGCCTTCTGTCATCCATGCATGAGCAACTACATCCTCATGCATGTACAAGCACACCTCTATAGTAGTCCATATCCACCTGACTTCGTACTTTACTCGAAATcaatctctctcactctctaacTAATTTTCTGGAGAAAAATTTGTATAACATGATTTACAGTGTCACAGTTATATAATCCAGtacaaataatgaaattatgtgTTAAACTTCTTTACTTATCTTTGTGCTATTCATACAAAACAGTACCATTACGCTTAATTTTAGACTATCACTTCGAAATGATCTAGTATTGTGGTACCGCACATACATTTTATATGTGTTCATTACTTCGACATAACTTAGTGTTGTGCTACTACGCATGCGTTTTATACATGTTCATTAACTTGTCCCACTTGATTATTTGTTTTTGCTCATCTTTTGTTCCCCCAAATAATTTTTCAAGAAAAGTTGGACACTCACTGATTAGTTTATAGACTGCACAATGATATTCATATTGGTGGTAATGGTATATGTATCATTCTTCTCAATTAATTTGTGCGACTTGATTATTTGTTTTTGCTTATCTTTTGTTCCCCCAATAATATAATAGATATAGTTATATACCTTGAAAAGTTGTTCACTAATCATAATAGATTGCAGAATGATAATAGTGGTAGTCCTGCATATATATTTTATGTCCACcgcacataaatatatatatatatatatatatatatataatgtgtaaAAACCCATATCCAGCAACCACTATATTCCAACGTAACTACTTTTGATTCTTGTTCATGAGTCAAGTACATTTTAAGTTTTTCATCTTACATACGGTTTTATTAAAAACATGATTGTtttagagattaaaatgaagttttctaataATCAATTAAGTACTTGTCATGAAAACCCACTACTACGAGTTAGTAATAATATTGGAGTCGAGAGCTTGTGAAACTTGAGAAAGaaaggagatgaagaactcaaaaaggagatgaagaagtcAAAGTAACATTGAAGAAGATGAGGGAATTGGAGGCGTCCATCGCTGGGACTGAAACTTTGCTCCGACAAAGAGTTTGATCAACGCTAGGGTTTCACTGCTCAACACTCTCACCCTAGTCTAAATTAATATTTGCCATGTGtacttttagtttttaatttctaTACAAATTCCCATTTATTAAATTTGTCTCCGTCGTCGAATTAATAGAAGAATTGTGTGCAATAGCATAAAGCTTTGGGGTTGATATTGCAGCCGATGAATATTAACAAGTAAATGTACTTGATTATGTAAGAACTCTAACACAGATCGATGATATGCCAATTGAATTACCAATGTTCTGAAACAAGTCAAGTGACAAAACTTATGAACAAGAACAAGGATTGCCGAGAACATACCTGCAGAATTTGAACTTGAAGAAGCCATAACAGCCTCTGTGTTCAAAACCTTCTCCTCTTTTACGATCACAATAGCTTTTCTAATCAATAGGACTTAGAACAACATAAGCTAATATCGCAAGAGCAGTGGTTTGAACCATAAATATATAGTGCTCCTTCGTCCATTCCCTATCAGAATTGGACTAGGATTCAAAGACATACAAACCATAAAGATTCATGAGACTTTATAAAGTTCCAACACAAAGTTCTTTTCCAAAACCAATTGGAACTTCTCTCAAGACTGCATTCCTTATCAGATTTAGACTTCTTTATAATATCAATTATCCCAAGACTTATAAGAATCATACTCATACTCTTACATTCTCTCACTTGAGTATGATTCATCACAACAGATAATCATCTCAAATTATAAAGGTGATCAGATAAGTCATTCACCATCACACTAGTACATAGACACAACCTgcttacataaaccaaaacaatgaatttataattgcCTCTGCAACACAAAATACAGATTTAACTTACAAatcacaatgtccagtttaTGTTCATAGCAATGTATCTAAGatcaaatttatataaaaattaccaaatgtTTTGGATAACAAAAGCTTATCCTCACATACAACTTACCTATGCATTTTAAAGTATTGAACTTAAGAATCTTTTCTGTTACATCGCAGAATTAACTCAAAAGTCACAACATACTTAATTTGCACATTGTAATTATGTGAACCAAAATagcaaaaccaaaccaatttgCTCCCACTTATCTAGGCCATACTTAACACAAACAAGTTAAGTATAAGTTAATATCAACTGTATTAACTAACAGTCATTGCAATACACTGAATGTCTTATTAATGTGATCAATTGCCGCAACCAATACGCAAACAAATTCCATGATCACATTCATCCAATTCGTATTTACAACAATGTGATTTTACTTGACCAGAGCAAACACATAAATTGATTTGCTCCCACTATATCAAGTTAAGTTTAGTTCCAGCAAATAGCACTAAACTTCTCATTACTTaaacaaattaagtaacatAAATAATTACCAATTGCTTCAATAAAACCATAATCTGGTTTTCAAGCATCCATATGAATTATAATGGCTGGCTTAAATACTCCTAGCCTTATGCTTACATTCGAACATACGATTCTCCCACTTAAGCATAAGGAGAATATACTGCACAGTCAATAAAGAAATCGGAGATATGAACCAATTGGTTCCCGATTCCTTACCTATTGCATAATCTCAGTTTAGTTATATACACCTAAACCATTATACAAAACAGTCTATGTATCAAAAGATAGTCACAATCCATTCGGAAAAACTTATCTCACATAAACTCAAAATCACCAGTTTCAACAATGATCAAAATCAGAATAGCAAGCAcaatatttttgcattcaatTTGATCTTAACTAGTTCAATATCCATCGAGCAAGATCAACCAAAATTTGATAATGTTTGGATATATATGACAACAATATATCTTGATTAAAACGAGATAATCAAGACTACTATTTCTTCTGGAGAACTCGAAGTTCATCTTTCTCCCTATTTGTGATTTCAACCAAAATATAATAGCGGAAGCATGCATCATGAAAtcacaaatatacatatacaataaGCATGCATCGATATATATACATGATAAGATTAGTCGACAATAATCCAGATTAAAAATCTTCATGCCTTTAATTCATTGTCAACACCATCATCAATTATATACAGATTCGTAAGCAAGTCCTTGGAGAAAATAATGATAACTGCATATCATTAGTCTTATGAATTTCCAATAAGATGAcaaataattatttgttttccgattcataatagaatatatattttgtaaatgGCTAAAAGTTTATTGTCACAAGACTCATTATAGGCGGTCAATAAAACATCTACCTTATATATTCATTTGTTCATATATTTTCTTGTATGCTTGCATCAATATTCAGAGAAACTTATGCAAGTTCTATTTGATATAGATAAAGCCGCATGCCCATAATTACAACATCTATGCACGAATGCTATCTAGATATGAATACAAATTTAATTCATATATGCGATTTATGTATAAGTCACAAAGCAATTGGCATCCATTTTATATATGCATTCCATGTTGTTGCTTTATATTGCTTGCCGACTTGCACATGATATGCAGTCAAATCCATTCCAACCCAAACTTGATATAAATCAAACCAATTGAAAATCAGGAATTGACAATAAGATGTGCACTTGTGCTGCTCCCCGCAATTAAATGTATCGAGATTCATACATGAAACAATGCATATACACAGactctttaatgaaaaatggaaAAGTATATCTAGACAAATTTGTTTATGCAGCAAAGTATGATTCCAGACATCTCACATAAATCACAAGTTGGCATCTATAGGGATTTCGAGTTTAATCATGCCTTTACAATTTATATAAATAAACAAGCATACTCGAAATAGCAAAAGACCTAATTCATTATGCTCCAACTCATCACACTATAATCATGCATATAGGAGAACAATTAATCACGCATGAAACAGTGAAGTGAGTTACCTGAATGCATCATTGGACTCGTATTCGTCAACCAATTGCAATTCCTCGACTCCAAATTAACGAAATTACTTATCCATCAGTGCTCGAGAATCGTCCATGCGGATTGTCATCACTCCAAATTCCCATGCGGATTGC
This window contains:
- the LOC103410413 gene encoding uncharacterized protein, producing the protein MDHQKMEKEREKQRREEVKQKKEEDGGGGSHSEISRMKPLTYEAYGGGMYGREPDQPAKEKAKPRASDSQSADGPAEATTQPPKHTPPPSTGDRDLDITGQSYIQ